The nucleotide window TCGAATTCAACTCGCTGACCCTCTTCGAGGGTGCGGTACCCGTCCATCTGGATCGCGCTGTAGTGGACGAAAACATCCGCACCACCGTCGACCGCGATGAAGCCGTACCCCTTCTCCGCGTTGAACCACTTGACGGTGCCCTGAGCCATGTCCAACTCCCCTATTTCTGGCCCTTGCACAGGACCGCACTTCGCGGGCCCGGGTCAGAACTCACCCTCCGACAGGAGAGGGTGTGTGCGCCGGAACGCGTCGACCGCGGCCGAATGTATCTGCCCAACTGCCCTCTGCAACAGGTCAGTCGGACGAGAATTCTGGGCGCGACCGATCGCCCCTTTGTGGGGAACTTATGAGATTCCTGGGCAAGTCGGGCCTGACAAAGGTGACTTATGGCTCAAAGGGGTCGCACACTTTGGCTGCTTCTTATCGCGACCAGGCGCATTCTCATATGTCGCGTGGCACGGGCAGCGGAGGGGACTTCCCAACTCTACCGCGTCTAACCATCCAGAATTGCCCCCTCCGTTTCTCTCACGGAGGGGGCAACTGGGGGTGACGCTGTGAATGCCGGCGTACGGCGCCGGCCCGGCGGTCAGCCTCCGGCGACGGCCGGGATGATCGAGACGCCTGCACCGTCCGGGGTGGCCGCGTCCAGGCCACCCTCGAAGCGCACGTCGTCGTCGTTGACGTACACGTTCACGAAGCGGCGCAGCTTGCCCTGGTCGTCCAGGACGCGGGCGGCGATGCCCGGGTGGTTCTTCTCCAGGGAGTCGATCACCTCGGAGAGGACCTTCCCCTCGGCCGGAACCTCGGCCTGGCCGCCCGTGTAGGTGCGGAGGATGGTGGGGATGCGGACCTTGACGCTCATGGTGGGTGCCTTCCTTCGGTCTCGGGTGATCAGCTGGTGGCGAGGCCGGCCGCGCGGAACGCGTCCAGGCTCGGCCGGATCGTCGCGGTCGCCTGCGAGGTCGCGGCCACCGCGTCGAGCGTCTTGAGACCGTCTCCCGTGTTCAGGACGACCGTGGTCAGCGCCGGGTCGAGCAGACCCGCCTCGATCAGCTTCTTCGTCACGCCGACCGTCACGCCGCCCGCGGTCTCCGCGAAGATGCCCTCGGTCTGCGCGAGCAGCTTGATCGCCTCGACGATCTGCTCGTCGTTCACGTCCTCCACCGCGCCACCGGTACGGCGGGCGATGTCCAGGACGTACGGGCCGTCGGCCGGGTTCCCGATGGCGAGGGACTTGGCGATCGTGTTCGGCTTCTGGGGGCGCACGACGTCGTGACCGGCCTTGAAGGCCACCGACACCGGGGAGCAGCCCTCGGCCTGGGCGCCGAAGATCTTGTACGGCCTGTCCTCGACCAGGCCGAGCTTGATGAGCTCCTGGAGCCCCTTGTCGATCTTCGTGAGCTGCGAGCCCGAGGCGATCGGGATCACGAGCTGGTCGGGCAGCCGCCAGCCGAGCTGCTCGCAGATCTCGTACGCGAGGGTCTTGGAGCCCTCGCCGTAGTACGGACGCAGATTGACGTTGACGAAGCCCCAGCCCTCGCCGAGCGGGTCGCCGATGAGCTCGGAGCAGAAGCGGTTGACGTCGTCGTAGTTGCCCTCGATGCCGACCAGGTCACCGCCGTACACCGCGGCCATGACGACCTTGCCCTGCTCCAGGTCGTGCGGGATGAACACGCACGAGCGGAGACCGGCACGGGCGGCGGCGGCACCCACGGCGCCGGCGAGGTTGCCGGTGGAGGAGCAGGAGAGCGTGGTGAAACCGAAGGCACGGGCGGCCTCGACGGCGATCGCGACGACCCGGTCCTTGAAGGAGTGCGTCGGGT belongs to Streptomyces finlayi and includes:
- a CDS encoding cold-shock protein; amino-acid sequence: MAQGTVKWFNAEKGYGFIAVDGGADVFVHYSAIQMDGYRTLEEGQRVEFEISQGQKGPQADMVKLAVG
- a CDS encoding MoaD/ThiS family protein, whose protein sequence is MSVKVRIPTILRTYTGGQAEVPAEGKVLSEVIDSLEKNHPGIAARVLDDQGKLRRFVNVYVNDDDVRFEGGLDAATPDGAGVSIIPAVAGG
- the thrC gene encoding threonine synthase, whose amino-acid sequence is MAVQTETTNTPSTVDLGPAAALSCRECGERFELGPLFACASCFGPLEVAYDLPSGSPDELKKRIEAGPDNIWRYAPLLPVPADVADKPNLNPGFTKLVKADNLARELGVTGGLFVKDDSGNPTHSFKDRVVAIAVEAARAFGFTTLSCSSTGNLAGAVGAAAARAGLRSCVFIPHDLEQGKVVMAAVYGGDLVGIEGNYDDVNRFCSELIGDPLGEGWGFVNVNLRPYYGEGSKTLAYEICEQLGWRLPDQLVIPIASGSQLTKIDKGLQELIKLGLVEDRPYKIFGAQAEGCSPVSVAFKAGHDVVRPQKPNTIAKSLAIGNPADGPYVLDIARRTGGAVEDVNDEQIVEAIKLLAQTEGIFAETAGGVTVGVTKKLIEAGLLDPALTTVVLNTGDGLKTLDAVAATSQATATIRPSLDAFRAAGLATS